A part of Ammospiza caudacuta isolate bAmmCau1 chromosome 7, bAmmCau1.pri, whole genome shotgun sequence genomic DNA contains:
- the TMED5 gene encoding transmembrane emp24 domain-containing protein 5 — MGPRPLLLVPLGCLALLLPPPGAAEFSPSLDSDFTFTLPAGRKECFYQPMRKEASLELEYQVLDGAGLDVDFHLLSPKGETLVFDERKSDGVHTVETEDGDYMFCFDNTFSTISEKVIFFELILDNMGEDGQDEEDWKKYVTGTDLLDMKLEDILESINSVKARLSKSVQIQTLLRAFEARDRNIQESNFDRVNFWSMVNLGVMVVVSAVQVYMLKSLFEDKRKSRT; from the exons ATGGGGCCGCGgccgctgctgctggtgccGCTCGGGTGCCtcgcgctgctgctgccgccgcccggcgccgccgAGTTCAGCCCCTCCCTGGACAGCGACTTCACCTTCACGCTGCCCGCCGGCCGCAAGGAGTGCTTCTACCAGCCCATGCGCAAGGAGGCCTCGCTGGAGCTCGAGTACCAG GTTCTAGATGGAGCAGGATTAGATGTTGATTTTCATCTGCTCTCCCCAAAAGGTGAAACTCTAGTTTTTGATGAAAGAAAATCAGATGGAGTTCATAC TGTGGAAACAGAAGATGGGGATTACATGTTCTGCTTTGACAACACATTCAGTACCATTTCTGAAAAGGTAATTTTCTTTGAATTGATCCTGGACAATATGGGAGAAGATGGCCAAGATGAGGAGGATTGGAAGAAGTATGTTACAGGCACAGATCTCCTAGACATGAAGTTGGAAGATATTCTG GAATCCATCAACAGTGTCAAAGCCAGATTAAGCAAAAGTGTCCAGATTCAGACCCTGCTCAGAGCATTTGAGGCTCGTGACCGAAACATACAAGAAAGCAACTTTGACAGAGTGAATTTCTGGTCCATGGTCAACTTGGGAGTAATGGTGGTGGTATCAGCTGTTCAGGTTTACATGTTGAAAAGTCTCTTTGAAGATAAGAGGAAAAGTAGAACTTAA
- the MTF2 gene encoding metal-response element-binding transcription factor 2 isoform X1 translates to MRDSAAAGNSLVQKRSPSRRSHKSSASLAKQSVHDGQKAKKPFCKFEEGQDVLARWSDGLFYLGTIKKINKLKQNCFVIFEDSSKSWVLWKDIQTGATESGEMVCTICQEEYSEAPNEMVICDKCGQGYHQLCHTPNIDSSVIDSDDKWLCRQCVFATTTKRGGALKKGPNAKALQVMKQTLPYNATDLEWDAGHKTNVQQCYCYCGGPGDWYLKMLQCCKCKQWFHEACVQCLQKPMLFGDRFYTFICSVCSSGPEYLKRLPLRWVDIAHLCLYNLSVIHKKKYFDSELELMAYINENWDRLHPGELADTPKSERYEHVLEALNDYKTMFMSGKEIKKKKHLFGLRIRVPPVPPNAALKADKEPEGTSHEFKIKGRKSSKPIPDVRELSNGIERKGKKKSVGRPPGPYTRKMIHKTPESSPLDNEPVPVIENPALELPCTVGKSDGTAHSSNTSDVESTGAASMKETTSSNISRHYSLSDSRKRTRTGRTWPAAIPHLRRRGRFPRKALQTQNSEIVKDDESKEDYQYDELNTEILNNLADQELQLNHLKNSITSYFGAAGRIACGEKYRVLARRVTLDGKVQYLVEWEGATAS, encoded by the exons ATGAG AGACTCCGCGGCGGCGGGAAATTCACTGGTCCAGAAGCGCTCTCCTTCACGTCGCAGCCACAAGAGCTCAGCGTCTCTGGCCAAGCAGTCGGTCCATGATGGACAGAAAGCCAAAAAGCCATTTTGTAAATTTGAGGAAGGTCAGGATGTCCTAGCTAGATGGTCAGATGGCTTGTTTTATCTTGGAACTATCaaaaag ATAAACAAACTGAAACAGAACTGCTTCGTTATATTTGAAGACAGTTCCAAATCCTGGGTTCTCTGGAAGGACATACAAACAG GAGCCACTGAGAGTGGGGAAATGGTCTGTACAATATGTCAGGAAGAGTATTCAGAAGCACCAAATGAAATGGTTATATGTGATAAATGTGGGCAAG GttaccatcagctgtgtcacacACCAAATATTGATTCCAGCGTGATTGATTCAGATGATAAATGGCTCTGTCGACAGTGTGTAtttgcaacaacaacaaag agaggtggtgcaCTTAAGAAAGGACCAAATGCCAAAGCACTGCAAGTCATGAAACAAACGTTACCATATAATGCAACAGACCTTGAGTGGGATGCAGGTCATAAAACCAACGTCCAGCAGTGCTACTGCTATTGTGGAGGACCTGGAGA CTGGTATCTAAAGATGTTGCAGTGCTGCAAATGTAAACAGTGGTTTCATGAGGCGTGTGTGCAGTGCCTCCAAAAGCCAATGCTTTTTGGTGACAG GTTTTATACGTTCATTTGCTCAGTTTGCAGTTCTGGACCAGAATACCTCAAACGTTTACCCTTGAGATG GGTAGATATAGCACATCTATGCCTTTACAACCTAAGTGTTattcataaaaagaaatattttgattcgGAGCTTGAACTTATGGCCTACATTAATGAAAACTGGGATAGATTGCATCCTGGTGAG CTGGCAGACACACCAAAATCTGAAAGATATGAGCATGTCCTGGAGGCATTAAATGATTACAAGACTAT GTTTAtgtctggaaaagaaataaagaaaaagaagcatttaTTTGGTTTGAGAATTCGAGTTCCTCCTGTGCCACCGAATGCTGCTTTAAAGGCTGATAAAGAGCCAGAAGGAACTTCACATGAGTTCAAAATTAAAGGCAGAAAGTCATCTAAACCAATCCCTGATGTGAG GGAATTAAGTAATGGCAtagaaagaaaggggaaaaaaaaatcagtaggTCGTCCACCTGGTCCCTATACAAGAAAAATGATTCACAAAACTCCAGAGTCATCTCCTCTG gATAATGAACCAGTTCCAGTGATAGAGAACCCAGCCTTGGAATTACCATGCACTGTTgg GAAATCTGATGGAACTGCACATTCATCCAATACCTCAGATGTGGAATCCACAGGTGCTGCCAGTATGAAAGAAACTACCTCATCTAACATTTCCAGACATTATAG TTTATCTGACTCGAGAAAAAGGACTCGAACAGGAAGAACTTGGCCTGCTGCAATACCACATTTGAGGAGGAGAGGCCGCTTTCCACGAAAAGCACTCCAGACTCAAAATTCAGAAATTGTCAAAGATGATGAGAGCAAGGAAGACTACCAGTATGATGAACTCAATACAGAGATACTTAACAACTTAGCAGATCAGGAGTTACAGCTCAATCATCTGAAGAACTCCATCACTAGTTACTTTGGTGCAGCAGGTAGAATAGCTTGTGGGGAAAAGTACCGTGTGTTGGCTCGCCGGGTGACACTTGATGGAAAGGTGCAGTATCTGGTGGAGTGGGAAGGAGCAACTGCATCCTGA
- the MTF2 gene encoding metal-response element-binding transcription factor 2 isoform X2 gives MVCTICQEEYSEAPNEMVICDKCGQGYHQLCHTPNIDSSVIDSDDKWLCRQCVFATTTKRGGALKKGPNAKALQVMKQTLPYNATDLEWDAGHKTNVQQCYCYCGGPGDWYLKMLQCCKCKQWFHEACVQCLQKPMLFGDRFYTFICSVCSSGPEYLKRLPLRWVDIAHLCLYNLSVIHKKKYFDSELELMAYINENWDRLHPGELADTPKSERYEHVLEALNDYKTMFMSGKEIKKKKHLFGLRIRVPPVPPNAALKADKEPEGTSHEFKIKGRKSSKPIPDVRELSNGIERKGKKKSVGRPPGPYTRKMIHKTPESSPLDNEPVPVIENPALELPCTVGKSDGTAHSSNTSDVESTGAASMKETTSSNISRHYSLSDSRKRTRTGRTWPAAIPHLRRRGRFPRKALQTQNSEIVKDDESKEDYQYDELNTEILNNLADQELQLNHLKNSITSYFGAAGRIACGEKYRVLARRVTLDGKVQYLVEWEGATAS, from the exons ATGGTCTGTACAATATGTCAGGAAGAGTATTCAGAAGCACCAAATGAAATGGTTATATGTGATAAATGTGGGCAAG GttaccatcagctgtgtcacacACCAAATATTGATTCCAGCGTGATTGATTCAGATGATAAATGGCTCTGTCGACAGTGTGTAtttgcaacaacaacaaag agaggtggtgcaCTTAAGAAAGGACCAAATGCCAAAGCACTGCAAGTCATGAAACAAACGTTACCATATAATGCAACAGACCTTGAGTGGGATGCAGGTCATAAAACCAACGTCCAGCAGTGCTACTGCTATTGTGGAGGACCTGGAGA CTGGTATCTAAAGATGTTGCAGTGCTGCAAATGTAAACAGTGGTTTCATGAGGCGTGTGTGCAGTGCCTCCAAAAGCCAATGCTTTTTGGTGACAG GTTTTATACGTTCATTTGCTCAGTTTGCAGTTCTGGACCAGAATACCTCAAACGTTTACCCTTGAGATG GGTAGATATAGCACATCTATGCCTTTACAACCTAAGTGTTattcataaaaagaaatattttgattcgGAGCTTGAACTTATGGCCTACATTAATGAAAACTGGGATAGATTGCATCCTGGTGAG CTGGCAGACACACCAAAATCTGAAAGATATGAGCATGTCCTGGAGGCATTAAATGATTACAAGACTAT GTTTAtgtctggaaaagaaataaagaaaaagaagcatttaTTTGGTTTGAGAATTCGAGTTCCTCCTGTGCCACCGAATGCTGCTTTAAAGGCTGATAAAGAGCCAGAAGGAACTTCACATGAGTTCAAAATTAAAGGCAGAAAGTCATCTAAACCAATCCCTGATGTGAG GGAATTAAGTAATGGCAtagaaagaaaggggaaaaaaaaatcagtaggTCGTCCACCTGGTCCCTATACAAGAAAAATGATTCACAAAACTCCAGAGTCATCTCCTCTG gATAATGAACCAGTTCCAGTGATAGAGAACCCAGCCTTGGAATTACCATGCACTGTTgg GAAATCTGATGGAACTGCACATTCATCCAATACCTCAGATGTGGAATCCACAGGTGCTGCCAGTATGAAAGAAACTACCTCATCTAACATTTCCAGACATTATAG TTTATCTGACTCGAGAAAAAGGACTCGAACAGGAAGAACTTGGCCTGCTGCAATACCACATTTGAGGAGGAGAGGCCGCTTTCCACGAAAAGCACTCCAGACTCAAAATTCAGAAATTGTCAAAGATGATGAGAGCAAGGAAGACTACCAGTATGATGAACTCAATACAGAGATACTTAACAACTTAGCAGATCAGGAGTTACAGCTCAATCATCTGAAGAACTCCATCACTAGTTACTTTGGTGCAGCAGGTAGAATAGCTTGTGGGGAAAAGTACCGTGTGTTGGCTCGCCGGGTGACACTTGATGGAAAGGTGCAGTATCTGGTGGAGTGGGAAGGAGCAACTGCATCCTGA